In Mycolicibacterium alvei, a single window of DNA contains:
- a CDS encoding DUF2631 domain-containing protein: MASTEVERNNGVDVEEVPSAAWGWSDLNIKVIHLGGILSALFLLVMMHGNHVGKVEDWFLITFAALIFLAVGRNIWMRRRGWIR; this comes from the coding sequence ACAACGGCGTCGACGTCGAGGAAGTGCCGTCCGCAGCGTGGGGCTGGTCGGATCTGAACATCAAGGTGATCCACCTCGGCGGCATCCTGTCCGCGCTCTTCCTGCTGGTCATGATGCACGGCAACCACGTCGGGAAGGTCGAGGACTGGTTCCTCATCACATTCGCGGCGCTGATCTTCCTGGCCGTGGGGCGCAACATCTGGATGCGTCGCCGCGGCTGGATTCGCTAG
- a CDS encoding cytochrome P450: MNQRVLQDFTYDPFDPDVMANPLPYYRTLRDEYPVYYIDKWDTYALSRFDDIWNMLGINDGTFVASEGTLPAATVLAHHNDSAVQDPPLHPMPFHANFDSPIYEDVRRCTSAQFRPRSAAKLADRIRTLANERLDELLPRGKFDLTQDYGGIVAASMVCEFVGLPVDLASEVLETVNAGNLAQPGEGVEVGNARPGYLSYLTPIIERRRAEGHDGSVPIADALIDFRLPDGSAFGDMEAAVQMLGVFIGGTETVPKITATGLWQLLRHPAQLAAVRSDLDGNVPVAREEIIRHSAPAQWFARTVRRPYTVHGTTINPGQRVITLLASAARDEREYDNPDDFVWNRPIERLLSFGHGQHFCLGVHVARLEITILIQEFLKRVPDYHIDEAAASRPPSSFQWGWNNIPVEV; the protein is encoded by the coding sequence ATGAATCAGCGCGTGCTGCAGGATTTCACCTACGACCCGTTCGATCCGGACGTGATGGCCAACCCTCTGCCGTACTACCGGACCCTGCGCGACGAGTACCCGGTGTACTACATCGACAAGTGGGACACCTATGCGCTGTCCCGGTTCGACGACATCTGGAACATGCTCGGGATCAACGATGGAACTTTCGTTGCCTCCGAGGGGACGCTGCCCGCCGCCACCGTCCTCGCGCACCACAACGACAGCGCGGTGCAGGATCCGCCGTTGCACCCCATGCCCTTCCACGCCAACTTCGATTCGCCGATCTACGAGGACGTGCGGCGGTGTACGTCGGCGCAGTTCCGGCCGCGGTCGGCGGCCAAGCTGGCCGACAGGATCCGAACGCTGGCCAACGAGCGTCTCGATGAGCTGTTGCCGCGCGGCAAGTTCGACCTGACGCAGGATTATGGCGGTATCGTCGCCGCCTCGATGGTCTGCGAATTCGTCGGACTGCCAGTCGATCTCGCGTCAGAAGTACTGGAGACGGTCAACGCTGGCAACCTGGCTCAACCCGGGGAAGGCGTCGAGGTCGGTAACGCCCGCCCTGGCTACCTGTCCTACCTCACGCCGATCATCGAGCGCCGGCGGGCAGAAGGTCATGACGGCAGTGTCCCGATCGCCGATGCCCTGATCGATTTCCGGCTGCCCGACGGATCGGCCTTCGGGGACATGGAAGCCGCCGTGCAGATGCTCGGCGTCTTCATCGGCGGTACCGAAACCGTGCCCAAGATCACCGCGACCGGACTCTGGCAGCTGCTGCGGCACCCCGCCCAATTGGCCGCGGTACGTTCCGATCTCGACGGGAACGTCCCGGTCGCCCGTGAGGAGATCATCCGGCACAGTGCACCTGCGCAGTGGTTCGCCCGCACCGTCCGGAGGCCCTACACCGTCCACGGCACCACCATCAACCCCGGTCAACGCGTCATCACGTTGTTGGCCTCGGCGGCCCGCGACGAACGGGAATACGACAACCCAGACGACTTCGTATGGAACCGGCCCATCGAACGACTGTTGTCGTTCGGCCATGGTCAGCACTTCTGCCTCGGTGTCCATGTGGCCCGGTTGGAGATCACGATCCTGATCCAGGAATTCCTCAAACGGGTGCCCGACTACCACATCGACGAGGCTGCGGCATCCCGCCCGCCCTCGAGTTTCCAGTGGGGCTGGAACAACATCCCCGTGGAGGTGTGA
- a CDS encoding alpha/beta hydrolase produces the protein MPWLERLDPALHGFAEARTDLTTDQLGVVRTSLDQRRRDAAQVLDTPGVEIVGARVALGRRTIPVRIYRGGPSPSPAVVYCHSGAFVLGNLDTDQIQCVELARRARCTVIAMDYRLAPEYPYPAGFDDAMVVLNWAATLAGELDIDPGRIAVAGNSAGGSLAALLAQHAAAGSAPPIVFQSLHQPVLDDRPTRSKQEFSDTPGFDGPASAAMWRHYAGGRDVPEAAVPARAVNLTGVAPALITCSELDPLRDEALDYARRLLIEGVATELHLFPGTCHGFDSLLPECEVSQQLFALQGAALRRALHG, from the coding sequence ATGCCCTGGCTGGAGCGCCTCGACCCCGCGTTGCACGGGTTTGCCGAGGCCCGGACCGATCTGACCACTGATCAGCTGGGCGTGGTGCGTACCTCTCTGGATCAGCGTCGCCGCGATGCTGCGCAGGTCCTGGACACCCCGGGGGTGGAGATCGTCGGGGCGCGCGTCGCGCTCGGACGACGCACCATCCCGGTGCGGATCTACCGCGGTGGACCCTCACCGTCGCCCGCGGTGGTGTACTGCCATTCGGGTGCCTTCGTCCTGGGCAACCTCGACACCGACCAGATCCAATGTGTGGAGTTGGCCCGCCGTGCCCGGTGCACCGTGATCGCGATGGACTACCGGCTCGCACCCGAGTATCCCTATCCGGCCGGCTTCGATGACGCGATGGTGGTGCTCAACTGGGCGGCCACGCTGGCCGGCGAACTCGACATCGACCCGGGCCGCATCGCGGTGGCCGGCAACAGCGCGGGCGGCTCTCTGGCCGCGCTGCTGGCGCAGCATGCCGCGGCCGGCTCCGCGCCCCCCATCGTGTTCCAGTCGCTGCACCAGCCGGTGCTCGACGACCGTCCCACCCGGTCCAAGCAGGAGTTCTCCGACACCCCGGGCTTCGACGGCCCGGCGAGCGCAGCGATGTGGCGACACTATGCGGGCGGTCGGGACGTTCCCGAGGCGGCCGTGCCCGCGCGGGCCGTGAATCTGACCGGTGTGGCGCCGGCACTGATCACGTGTTCGGAACTCGATCCGCTGCGCGACGAGGCGCTCGACTATGCGCGCCGCCTGCTGATCGAGGGCGTTGCCACCGAATTGCACCTGTTTCCCGGGACGTGCCACGGATTCGATTCGTTGCTTCCCGAGTGCGAGGTCAGCCAGCAACTTTTCGCATTGCAAGGTGCGGCACTGCGCCGTGCCCTGCACGGATGA
- a CDS encoding MinD/ParA family ATP-binding protein, protein MSADDDRLMYSGDARHARDPLAYGGLDALLGGPVAALPNGRSRHGDARVSTPPVVLTSNFAAPREAEITAKLPPVPGRPISGSSSAGSWILEQPIPAAAPGEPRAIDNLSRVGVRSSVKMQPRRGWRRVVFATTRLNPGLSRDELYELDLYARVRRTARESHQIGVFGLKGGVGKTAVTVALGSVLSAVRGDRILAVDADPASGNLADRVGRQSSATVSDLLAAKDLSRYNDVRAYTSMNESKLEVLSSDEYSGAGRAFNDEDWNAATAAVSKHYNLVLADCAADMFAPAGRGVLATVSSAVIVASASIDGARQAAVTMDWLRHNGYQDLLNRSCVVVNHVGPRKPNVNTGDLVHQFQKHVAPGRVFVLPWDKHIAAGTEIHFDLLRPAFRRRTLQLAAALSDDFEGSAAVP, encoded by the coding sequence ATGTCGGCCGACGACGACCGGCTCATGTACTCGGGAGATGCCAGACACGCCAGAGATCCGCTGGCATACGGCGGACTTGACGCCCTCCTGGGCGGACCGGTCGCGGCATTGCCCAACGGGCGGTCCCGGCACGGCGACGCCAGGGTGTCGACCCCTCCGGTCGTGTTGACCTCGAATTTCGCTGCTCCCCGCGAAGCCGAGATCACCGCCAAACTTCCGCCGGTCCCCGGCCGCCCGATCAGCGGGTCGTCCTCGGCCGGGAGCTGGATCCTGGAGCAGCCGATCCCGGCGGCCGCACCGGGCGAGCCGCGCGCCATCGACAACCTCTCCCGCGTCGGCGTGCGCTCCTCGGTCAAGATGCAGCCGCGACGCGGCTGGCGACGGGTGGTTTTCGCCACCACCCGCCTCAACCCGGGGCTTTCCCGCGACGAACTGTACGAACTGGATCTCTACGCCAGAGTGCGCCGTACGGCGCGCGAGTCCCATCAGATCGGTGTCTTCGGCTTGAAGGGTGGCGTGGGCAAGACCGCCGTCACCGTGGCGCTCGGTTCGGTCCTGAGCGCGGTTCGGGGCGATCGGATCTTGGCCGTCGACGCCGACCCGGCCAGCGGCAACCTGGCCGACCGGGTCGGTCGGCAGTCCTCAGCGACGGTGAGCGACCTGCTGGCCGCCAAGGACCTGTCGCGTTACAACGATGTCCGGGCCTACACCAGCATGAACGAGTCGAAGCTCGAGGTGCTGTCCAGCGACGAATACAGCGGAGCTGGCCGGGCCTTCAACGACGAGGACTGGAACGCGGCCACCGCTGCGGTCTCCAAGCACTACAACCTGGTGCTGGCCGACTGCGCGGCCGACATGTTCGCGCCGGCGGGCCGCGGCGTACTGGCGACGGTTTCGAGCGCGGTCATCGTGGCCAGCGCCTCGATCGACGGTGCCCGTCAGGCAGCGGTGACCATGGACTGGCTGCGACACAACGGTTACCAGGATCTGCTGAACCGCTCCTGCGTGGTGGTCAACCACGTCGGGCCCCGCAAACCCAACGTGAACACCGGCGATCTGGTGCATCAGTTCCAGAAGCATGTGGCTCCGGGCCGAGTGTTCGTGTTGCCGTGGGATAAGCACATCGCCGCGGGCACCGAGATCCATTTCGACCTGCTGCGGCCCGCTTTCCGGCGCCGCACCCTGCAGCTGGCGGCGGCGCTGTCCGACGATTTCGAGGGCTCGGCCGCGGTGCCCTGA
- a CDS encoding acyl-CoA thioesterase — protein MPEPASVAGLLEVFDVTPVGTDRFAGRTGPAGTDGRQVAKGAQALGQAIVAAAKRFPDKTIRSAHAVFTRPVEIDSTVELCVNVVHEGRSTATAVVAVDQDSRLCATVTVLADVPTGDVVRHHALRPDVETPDDANPAGQAMVGHELRLFDVVDVNSPDEVGPPELHAWLRYDPIPERDDLAKALLAYFTGQLGISTTMRPHRGVGTAQAHETISTAVMSTSVSFHEPAEWDGWLLYSHESTAAGQGMSYVRGQIHTEDGEMVASFAQEGLIRPMRPVDTSIDVPARL, from the coding sequence ATGCCGGAACCGGCCTCGGTCGCGGGCCTGCTCGAGGTGTTCGACGTGACGCCCGTCGGGACGGATCGGTTCGCCGGGCGCACTGGGCCGGCCGGAACCGACGGCAGGCAGGTGGCCAAGGGTGCACAAGCGTTGGGCCAGGCCATTGTGGCAGCGGCAAAGCGATTCCCGGACAAGACAATTCGATCGGCGCATGCGGTGTTCACCCGACCGGTCGAGATCGACTCCACCGTCGAGCTGTGTGTCAACGTGGTGCACGAGGGTCGTTCGACCGCGACCGCGGTGGTGGCCGTCGACCAGGATTCACGGCTGTGCGCGACGGTGACGGTCCTGGCCGATGTGCCGACGGGCGACGTGGTCCGTCACCACGCATTGCGACCCGACGTCGAAACGCCCGACGACGCCAACCCGGCCGGGCAGGCCATGGTCGGTCACGAGTTGCGCCTGTTCGATGTGGTGGACGTCAACAGTCCCGACGAGGTGGGGCCTCCCGAGCTCCATGCCTGGCTGCGCTATGACCCGATCCCCGAACGTGACGATCTCGCCAAGGCGCTGCTGGCGTATTTCACCGGGCAACTTGGCATCTCGACCACGATGCGACCACATCGCGGGGTCGGTACCGCCCAGGCGCACGAGACAATATCGACAGCCGTGATGTCGACGTCGGTCAGTTTCCACGAGCCGGCGGAGTGGGACGGCTGGCTGCTCTACAGCCATGAGAGCACCGCGGCCGGACAGGGGATGTCGTATGTCCGCGGTCAGATACACACCGAGGACGGCGAGATGGTGGCGTCATTCGCCCAGGAAGGGCTGATTCGGCCGATGCGACCGGTGGATACCTCGATCGATGTGCCGGCCCGGTTGTAG
- a CDS encoding NIPSNAP family protein: MKKFYGHTLLYLHETIDLGSGRTDRFTEMFGEVYQPMMEDLGARLFSIWETTPYNGHWPQVTIIWEIDAFADYARIGKAQAVGGSHEKPALQWAAYLSEIGARGEGRIMYAGKYNRTLAQLREANFGAGLVIQEIMETKPGRQDDYIRELERLYVPWSESTGKRWLGSFITTFRFNEVIHYWALDDDWDCFENHYPSWKGDPPVEIVTWMSVAPALRDGWEDSILSALPPSPLK, encoded by the coding sequence ATGAAGAAGTTCTACGGCCACACGCTGCTGTATCTGCACGAGACCATCGACCTGGGGTCGGGTCGGACCGATCGGTTCACGGAAATGTTCGGCGAGGTCTATCAGCCGATGATGGAGGACCTCGGTGCCCGTCTGTTCTCGATCTGGGAAACCACGCCTTACAACGGGCACTGGCCGCAGGTGACGATCATCTGGGAGATCGACGCATTCGCCGACTATGCCCGGATCGGCAAGGCGCAGGCGGTCGGCGGCAGTCATGAGAAGCCCGCACTGCAGTGGGCTGCCTACCTGTCCGAGATCGGGGCCCGCGGTGAGGGTCGAATCATGTACGCCGGCAAGTACAACCGGACACTGGCGCAGCTCCGAGAGGCAAACTTCGGTGCGGGCCTGGTGATCCAGGAGATCATGGAGACCAAGCCCGGGCGTCAGGACGATTACATCCGGGAGCTGGAACGGCTGTATGTACCGTGGTCGGAGAGCACGGGCAAGCGCTGGCTGGGCTCGTTCATCACGACTTTCCGGTTCAACGAGGTGATCCACTACTGGGCGCTCGACGACGACTGGGACTGCTTCGAGAACCACTACCCGTCGTGGAAGGGGGACCCGCCCGTGGAGATCGTGACCTGGATGAGCGTGGCCCCCGCGCTTCGCGACGGCTGGGAGGACTCCATCCTGTCGGCCCTGCCGCCGTCGCCGCTGAAGTAG
- a CDS encoding SDR family NAD(P)-dependent oxidoreductase codes for MPSGNRVALVTGAARGQGAAIVRRLVADGYRVTAADLLIDELNSGTAEFGDQVLGVQLDVTSAEQWQAAVQATVDRFGGLNALVNNAGVLHRASIPEETPAGFESAWRVNCLGPFLGLQAALEPLRQAEGAAVVNTCSTGAVRPFPHHAAYGSSKWALRGLTQLAAAELGRDGIRVNAVFPGPVETPMLDESTQARLVDRATLGRLGKPNEIADAVAFLLSGQAAFITGSELLVDGGQCLQIG; via the coding sequence GTGCCGAGCGGTAACCGGGTCGCGTTGGTGACCGGTGCTGCACGCGGCCAGGGCGCGGCCATCGTGCGAAGGTTGGTGGCCGATGGCTACCGGGTGACCGCGGCCGATCTGCTGATCGACGAACTGAACTCCGGTACAGCTGAATTCGGTGATCAGGTGCTGGGCGTTCAGCTGGACGTGACGTCGGCTGAGCAGTGGCAGGCCGCGGTGCAGGCTACCGTCGACCGGTTCGGTGGGCTCAACGCGCTGGTCAACAACGCCGGGGTGCTGCACCGGGCATCTATCCCCGAGGAGACGCCGGCAGGGTTCGAGAGTGCTTGGCGGGTCAACTGTCTGGGCCCGTTCCTCGGACTTCAGGCGGCCCTTGAGCCGCTACGGCAGGCCGAGGGCGCTGCCGTGGTGAACACCTGCAGCACCGGCGCTGTCCGCCCGTTCCCGCACCACGCGGCCTACGGGTCGTCCAAGTGGGCGCTGCGTGGGCTCACCCAGTTGGCGGCCGCCGAACTGGGCCGCGACGGGATCCGCGTCAATGCGGTGTTCCCGGGACCGGTCGAGACGCCGATGCTCGACGAGTCGACCCAGGCCCGACTGGTCGACCGGGCCACCCTGGGTCGCCTGGGAAAGCCGAACGAAATCGCCGATGCGGTGGCGTTTCTGCTGTCCGGGCAGGCGGCGTTCATCACCGGTTCCGAGCTCCTTGTCGACGGCGGCCAATGTCTGCAGATCGGATGA
- a CDS encoding flavin-containing monooxygenase, with amino-acid sequence MSADRMTQVSSARSPKLSVGIIGAGPGGLALGIFLKKAGFDVFTIFDREDGVGGTWRINTYPGLACDVKSHLYSYSFDLNADWSRLWAGQPEILEYFERCAERYRLGPHLQLNTEITAARWDADANKWVLTTGAGVQHRFDIVVSAIGLFTQPLLPDLPAEEPFAGTVMHTANWDHTVAVDGARVAVLGTGSTASQVVPEIAKVAEKVYSVQRSPTWVLPKPDRRYTERERWLFAHVPFAKKVYRTRLWLRSESNIAVIEDGSDKTQEFKAVALNLLESTVADEELRARLTPDHPLGCKRLVFSPDFIATLTKPNVEVVSSPARALRARSLVTEDGRELDVDVVVCATGYAAADYLGQIEVTGEDGASLHDTWSDGAFAYLGMTVPGFPNFFMLYGPNTNVGSNSVIFILEAQARYVVRALKHLRRKRKSYVAVRPSAMAAFLADIDRWMQGTVWLTRCSSYFRAPSGRVVTQWPRSARAFWSMTRRFRSADYTFQPPTNYPAPVSAAADRTDG; translated from the coding sequence ATGTCTGCAGATCGGATGACACAGGTGTCGAGTGCCAGATCACCGAAACTCTCAGTGGGAATCATCGGCGCCGGTCCGGGTGGGCTGGCACTCGGAATCTTCCTGAAAAAGGCGGGTTTCGACGTCTTCACGATCTTCGACCGCGAAGACGGGGTCGGTGGGACGTGGCGGATCAACACCTATCCGGGCCTGGCCTGCGACGTGAAGTCGCACCTGTACTCCTACTCGTTCGATCTCAACGCGGACTGGAGCAGGTTGTGGGCAGGACAACCGGAGATCCTGGAGTACTTCGAGCGCTGTGCCGAGCGCTACCGGCTGGGTCCGCATCTGCAGCTGAACACCGAGATCACCGCGGCGCGGTGGGACGCCGATGCCAACAAGTGGGTGCTGACCACCGGGGCCGGTGTGCAGCACCGATTCGACATCGTGGTGTCGGCGATCGGCCTGTTCACCCAGCCGCTGCTACCGGACCTGCCGGCCGAGGAGCCTTTCGCCGGCACGGTCATGCACACCGCGAACTGGGATCACACCGTCGCGGTCGACGGCGCCAGGGTGGCCGTACTCGGTACCGGATCTACTGCCTCCCAGGTGGTTCCGGAGATAGCGAAGGTCGCCGAGAAGGTGTATTCGGTGCAGCGCTCGCCGACCTGGGTGTTGCCGAAACCGGACCGCCGCTACACCGAGCGGGAACGCTGGCTGTTTGCTCATGTGCCGTTCGCGAAGAAGGTCTACCGGACCCGGCTGTGGCTGCGCAGCGAGTCCAACATCGCCGTCATCGAGGACGGCAGCGACAAGACCCAGGAGTTCAAGGCGGTTGCGCTCAACCTCCTCGAATCGACCGTGGCCGACGAGGAACTGCGGGCCCGGTTGACCCCGGACCACCCGCTGGGGTGCAAGAGGCTGGTGTTCTCCCCGGATTTCATCGCCACCCTGACGAAGCCCAACGTCGAGGTGGTGTCGAGCCCGGCCCGCGCGCTGCGGGCCCGGTCGCTGGTCACCGAGGACGGGCGAGAACTCGACGTCGATGTGGTGGTGTGCGCCACCGGTTATGCGGCCGCCGACTATCTCGGGCAGATCGAGGTCACCGGCGAAGACGGGGCGTCGCTGCACGATACGTGGAGTGACGGGGCTTTTGCCTACCTGGGAATGACCGTGCCGGGTTTCCCGAACTTCTTCATGCTCTACGGGCCCAATACCAACGTCGGCTCCAACAGCGTCATCTTCATCCTGGAGGCACAGGCCCGCTACGTGGTCCGGGCACTCAAACACCTTCGGCGCAAACGTAAGTCCTACGTGGCGGTGCGTCCCAGCGCCATGGCCGCGTTTCTGGCCGACATCGACCGGTGGATGCAGGGCACGGTGTGGTTGACCCGGTGCAGCAGTTACTTCCGGGCACCCAGCGGGCGGGTGGTCACCCAGTGGCCACGCAGCGCCCGCGCATTCTGGTCGATGACCCGCCGATTCCGGTCCGCGGACTACACTTTCCAACCGCCCACCAACTACCCGGCCCCGGTCTCCGCGGCCGCCGATCGGACGGACGGCTGA
- a CDS encoding HpcH/HpaI aldolase family protein, whose protein sequence is MSTSRLQDALAANARVWGGWVVGPTILGPEEFAAAGYHYVGFDVQHGYLDDADVALLLRRLEHVPIATAVRLPSPDPAPIGRVLDAGADGVIIAMVETAEQAAAAVAATRYAPAGVRSFGPLRAGLGQDTAELESRVSVFVMIETARGLAAAEEICAVPGLTGIYVGPADLAISMGYQLSDAWTHPEIQAAIIAAQSAARAAGLITGIHAGAGKLGKVAADWGFQMITLASESQALRRGAVEHLNEAIGNAGGSSTPGQATTGTERGGYN, encoded by the coding sequence ATGAGCACCAGCAGATTGCAGGATGCACTGGCGGCCAACGCCCGGGTCTGGGGCGGCTGGGTGGTCGGGCCGACGATCCTCGGCCCCGAGGAGTTCGCCGCGGCCGGCTACCACTACGTCGGATTCGACGTCCAGCACGGATATCTCGATGATGCCGACGTGGCCCTGCTGTTGCGTCGGCTCGAACATGTGCCGATCGCCACCGCGGTGCGGTTGCCGTCGCCCGACCCCGCACCGATCGGCCGGGTCCTCGATGCCGGCGCGGACGGGGTGATCATCGCGATGGTGGAAACGGCCGAGCAGGCCGCCGCTGCCGTCGCGGCCACCCGGTACGCGCCGGCCGGGGTGCGCAGCTTCGGACCGCTGCGGGCCGGCCTGGGACAGGACACCGCCGAGTTGGAGTCCCGGGTCAGTGTGTTCGTGATGATCGAGACGGCGCGGGGTCTGGCCGCCGCCGAGGAGATCTGCGCGGTGCCCGGCCTCACCGGGATCTACGTGGGCCCGGCGGACCTGGCCATCTCGATGGGATACCAACTCTCCGACGCCTGGACGCACCCCGAGATACAGGCGGCGATCATCGCGGCCCAGAGCGCCGCCCGCGCCGCCGGGCTGATCACCGGAATCCATGCCGGGGCAGGCAAGCTCGGAAAGGTCGCGGCCGACTGGGGTTTCCAGATGATCACCCTCGCCTCGGAATCTCAGGCGCTACGCCGCGGTGCCGTCGAGCACCTCAACGAGGCAATAGGAAATGCCGGCGGTTCGTCCACACCCGGGCAGGCTACGACCGGCACCGAACGAGGAGGCTACAACTGA
- a CDS encoding DUF427 domain-containing protein has product MSLVAGRGPLGTQPAGWFTPPLTDGTVYVEPHPRRIQAFRGEVAVLDTEHALMVHRAGHPLSYAFRSDEVGDLPHEPVAEAAGYVAVPWDAVDTWVEEGRQLVHYPPNPYHRVDCRTTRRGLRVTAAETVLVDTDDTVIVFETALEPRLYVNPALVRTDLLQISPTTSYCNYKGTATYWSAVVGDTVIADVAWSYPDTPPESLPIQGFLSFDDTRVDVLAELPSSGTSASCGCEV; this is encoded by the coding sequence ATGAGTCTCGTCGCAGGGCGGGGTCCGTTGGGTACACAACCGGCCGGTTGGTTCACTCCCCCGCTCACTGACGGCACGGTCTACGTCGAACCGCACCCGCGCCGTATTCAAGCTTTCCGCGGCGAAGTCGCGGTACTCGACACCGAGCACGCCCTGATGGTGCACCGCGCCGGTCACCCACTCAGCTACGCATTCCGCAGCGATGAGGTCGGTGACCTCCCGCACGAGCCGGTGGCCGAGGCAGCGGGATATGTGGCGGTGCCCTGGGACGCCGTCGACACGTGGGTCGAAGAGGGCCGCCAGCTCGTGCACTACCCGCCGAATCCCTACCACCGGGTCGACTGCCGGACGACCCGCCGCGGCCTGCGGGTGACGGCCGCCGAGACCGTGCTGGTCGACACCGACGACACGGTGATCGTCTTCGAAACCGCCTTGGAACCGCGGCTGTACGTCAACCCCGCCCTGGTCCGTACCGATCTCCTACAGATCAGCCCGACCACGTCGTACTGCAACTACAAGGGCACCGCCACCTACTGGTCGGCGGTCGTCGGCGACACCGTCATCGCCGACGTGGCGTGGAGTTACCCCGACACCCCACCGGAATCCCTGCCCATCCAGGGATTCCTCAGCTTCGACGACACCCGCGTGGACGTGCTCGCCGAACTCCCCTCGTCGGGGACGTCGGCGTCCTGCGGCTGCGAAGTGTGA
- a CDS encoding zinc-binding dehydrogenase codes for MWSYRLVAPYTFERQDISEPSPESLTDGQVLLDFLAAGICGSDLPGFRGTQGKLPGDTGCCAAEMTGFPIHEIAGEVLASRHPDHRPGERVVGWASGFDGLMGRVVAGGHGLVSYDPTLTPELAVGLQPLACVLYALEQLPDLEGRHVAIIGQGSIGLLFAYVAKAFGAARVTGVDPVDRSSVSARFGVDHPIRATSDRWVRHLEPTGKPDVVIEAVGHQVATLNHALEAAAFGGTVFYFGVPDDDSYPISMRTMLRNNLTLKSGVTLDRQRVLRRADEFAREHPDLLPGYVTHTFGSDDVQAAFELACRPVPERVKIAITR; via the coding sequence GTGTGGTCATACCGGCTCGTCGCTCCGTATACATTTGAGCGGCAGGATATTTCAGAGCCGTCACCGGAGTCGCTGACCGACGGCCAGGTGCTGCTGGATTTTCTGGCCGCCGGGATCTGCGGCAGCGATCTCCCGGGATTTCGCGGCACCCAGGGCAAGTTGCCGGGGGATACCGGATGCTGCGCGGCGGAGATGACCGGATTCCCGATCCACGAGATCGCCGGCGAGGTGCTGGCCAGTCGCCATCCGGACCACCGACCGGGGGAGCGTGTGGTGGGTTGGGCTTCGGGCTTCGACGGTCTGATGGGCCGCGTGGTCGCCGGCGGCCACGGGTTGGTGTCCTACGACCCGACTCTGACCCCGGAGCTGGCGGTCGGTCTGCAACCGCTGGCCTGTGTCCTCTACGCGCTCGAGCAGCTGCCGGATCTGGAAGGCCGCCACGTGGCGATCATCGGCCAGGGCTCGATCGGATTGTTGTTCGCCTATGTGGCAAAGGCGTTCGGTGCCGCTCGGGTCACCGGTGTCGATCCGGTGGACCGTTCTTCGGTCAGCGCCCGGTTCGGGGTTGATCATCCCATCCGGGCCACGAGCGATCGTTGGGTCAGGCACCTGGAACCGACGGGCAAGCCCGATGTCGTCATCGAGGCCGTCGGACATCAGGTCGCCACGCTGAACCACGCATTGGAAGCGGCCGCGTTCGGGGGCACGGTGTTCTACTTCGGGGTGCCCGACGACGACAGCTATCCGATCAGCATGCGCACCATGCTCCGCAACAACCTCACCCTGAAATCCGGTGTCACCCTGGACCGTCAGCGGGTGTTGCGCCGGGCCGACGAATTCGCCCGGGAGCATCCGGACCTGTTACCCGGCTACGTGACCCACACCTTCGGTTCCGACGATGTGCAGGCGGCATTCGAACTCGCCTGCCGCCCGGTGCCCGAACGCGTCAAGATCGCGATCACCCGATGA
- a CDS encoding SRPBCC family protein, with translation MGIVTTSSETAFTQSAEEVYDFVTNPANWVKTYPGSAHIGGLPERLPLQVGDTWSEAGPDGTQIYTWHLAIAMRPRMWVFNSAGRLGHDRDGNGGMEGRITVQYQFTRPGNDITLFSRTMTIEAYKDAPLPDALFRVVNPANIDKYHAAVARELALG, from the coding sequence GTGGGCATCGTGACCACCAGTTCCGAGACGGCTTTCACGCAATCAGCGGAGGAGGTCTACGATTTCGTCACCAATCCAGCGAACTGGGTGAAGACCTACCCGGGCAGCGCGCACATCGGCGGATTACCCGAGCGGCTACCGCTGCAGGTCGGCGACACCTGGTCCGAGGCCGGACCCGACGGAACCCAGATCTACACCTGGCACCTGGCGATCGCCATGCGACCGCGCATGTGGGTGTTCAACTCGGCGGGCCGGCTCGGCCACGATCGTGACGGCAACGGCGGCATGGAAGGTCGTATCACCGTTCAGTATCAGTTCACCCGCCCGGGCAACGACATCACGCTGTTCAGCCGCACGATGACCATCGAGGCCTATAAAGATGCCCCGCTGCCGGATGCACTGTTCCGCGTGGTCAATCCGGCCAACATCGACAAGTATCACGCCGCGGTGGCCCGGGAGCTGGCGCTCGGCTGA